From Planococcus halocryophilus, the proteins below share one genomic window:
- a CDS encoding DUF2179 domain-containing protein — protein sequence MVLIIFSINIVYVTFFTIRMIMTLKGYRYLAAGVSMIEVVIYIVGLGLVLDNLDQLQNLIAYALGYGSGVVIGSKIEEKMALGYITVNVITSEAGEYLPKMLREKGYGVTDWNANGRDGGRQSMQILTPRKMELKLYKAIQEIDPKAFIIAYEAKTIHGGFWVKTVKRGNLYK from the coding sequence ATGGTATTAATAATTTTCTCGATTAATATCGTATATGTAACTTTTTTCACAATACGGATGATCATGACCCTAAAAGGATATCGCTATTTAGCGGCTGGTGTCAGCATGATTGAAGTGGTTATTTATATAGTAGGACTTGGATTGGTTCTTGATAATCTTGATCAGCTTCAAAATTTAATTGCTTATGCATTAGGTTACGGATCTGGCGTTGTCATTGGTTCGAAGATCGAAGAGAAAATGGCGCTTGGTTACATTACGGTCAATGTAATTACGAGTGAAGCTGGAGAATACCTTCCGAAAATGCTTCGCGAAAAAGGATATGGTGTCACGGATTGGAACGCGAACGGCCGTGATGGTGGGCGACAGTCGATGCAAATTTTAACACCGCGTAAAATGGAGTTAAAACTGTATAAAGCCATTCAAGAAATCGATCCAAAAGCCTTTATCATTGCCTATGAAGCAAAAACAATTCATGGCGGATTCTGGGTGAAAACAGTGAAAAGGGGCAACTTATATAAATGA
- a CDS encoding NETI motif-containing protein: protein MSKNTVWFEVEEHETISECLDRMKAEGYAIVGRREQPLFKEVDGQPVPIRQIVQFKGDKLKE, encoded by the coding sequence ATGAGTAAAAATACAGTATGGTTTGAAGTTGAAGAACATGAAACAATTTCAGAATGTCTAGACAGAATGAAAGCTGAAGGGTATGCCATAGTAGGCAGAAGAGAACAGCCTTTATTTAAAGAAGTGGATGGTCAACCTGTACCTATAAGGCAAATCGTTCAGTTTAAAGGAGATAAACTAAAGGAATAA
- the purE gene encoding 5-(carboxyamino)imidazole ribonucleotide mutase: MNPRIGIIMGSTSDWETMKHACDVLDELGIAYEKKVVSAHRTPDLMFTYSEQARERGLHVIIAGAGGAAHLPGMVAAKTTLPVIGVPVQSKALNGLDSLLSIVQMPGGVPVATVAIGKAGAVNAGLLAAQILGTVDEHAAQALQDRRDRTTAAVLESSEDLI, encoded by the coding sequence ATGAATCCGCGAATTGGCATCATTATGGGAAGTACGAGTGATTGGGAAACAATGAAGCATGCATGTGATGTATTAGATGAACTGGGTATAGCTTATGAGAAAAAAGTAGTTTCAGCTCATCGCACGCCGGATTTAATGTTCACTTATTCAGAACAGGCGCGTGAACGTGGATTGCATGTAATTATTGCAGGAGCAGGCGGCGCAGCACATTTGCCAGGGATGGTAGCAGCAAAGACCACTTTGCCAGTTATTGGCGTACCTGTTCAGTCCAAAGCGTTAAATGGTTTGGATTCCTTATTATCAATCGTTCAGATGCCTGGCGGAGTTCCAGTCGCTACAGTCGCTATCGGTAAAGCTGGAGCTGTGAATGCTGGATTACTGGCAGCTCAAATATTGGGAACAGTAGATGAACATGCAGCACAAGCCTTGCAAGACAGAAGAGACCGCACAACAGCTGCAGTTTTAGAAAGTTCGGAGGACTTAATATGA
- the purK gene encoding 5-(carboxyamino)imidazole ribonucleotide synthase: MTNTILPGQTIGIIGGGQLGRMMALAAKEAGFKIAVLDPAMDSPTGQVADIQIVAAFDDQHALEELAEASDVITYEFENIDVEGLSKLAEIAYVPQGAELIRVTQNRIVEKQAISEAGVVVADYITASSFEELTKKSSELSFPFVVKTARGGYDGKGQQTVSSIEELSLAEALFANGDCVAETFVEFTKEISVIIQRNVHGETAILPIGENIHKDHILHETIVPARIDKKTIGEAKRAAEKIATHLDMVGTLAVEMFVLEDGGIIVNELAPRPHNSGHYSIEATNISQFHQHVRAICGWPLRQPILWSQAVMVNVLGEHVAPLTSKIAQFPNWSIHLYGKDEAKQKRKMGHVTILTEDLEATLSEIDASGIWPE, translated from the coding sequence ATGACAAATACGATTTTGCCGGGTCAAACGATTGGTATTATTGGTGGAGGTCAATTAGGACGTATGATGGCTCTTGCAGCGAAAGAAGCTGGCTTTAAAATTGCGGTTCTTGATCCAGCTATGGATTCGCCAACTGGTCAAGTAGCCGATATACAAATCGTCGCAGCATTTGATGATCAGCATGCGTTAGAAGAATTAGCTGAAGCGAGTGATGTGATCACTTATGAGTTTGAAAATATAGATGTTGAAGGACTATCAAAACTAGCTGAAATTGCATATGTGCCACAAGGTGCTGAACTGATTCGTGTGACACAAAATCGGATTGTTGAAAAACAAGCTATTTCGGAAGCTGGCGTCGTTGTTGCAGATTATATTACGGCTTCATCTTTTGAAGAGTTAACAAAAAAAAGTAGTGAATTGTCATTCCCATTCGTTGTCAAAACAGCGCGCGGGGGATACGACGGCAAAGGACAGCAAACAGTTTCTTCTATAGAAGAACTCTCTTTAGCAGAGGCATTGTTCGCAAACGGCGATTGTGTGGCCGAAACCTTTGTAGAATTTACTAAAGAAATTTCGGTCATTATTCAACGCAACGTACACGGTGAAACAGCTATTTTACCGATTGGTGAAAATATTCATAAAGACCATATTTTGCACGAAACAATTGTTCCAGCAAGAATCGACAAAAAAACAATCGGTGAAGCGAAAAGAGCAGCTGAAAAAATTGCGACTCATCTCGATATGGTAGGAACATTAGCAGTTGAAATGTTTGTATTGGAAGACGGTGGGATTATCGTCAATGAATTAGCACCACGGCCTCATAATTCGGGACATTATTCGATTGAAGCGACGAATATTTCACAATTCCATCAGCATGTCCGTGCCATTTGTGGATGGCCACTGAGACAGCCAATTCTTTGGTCACAAGCGGTAATGGTCAACGTTTTAGGTGAACATGTTGCACCACTTACTTCAAAAATAGCACAATTTCCGAATTGGTCGATTCATTTATACGGAAAAGACGAAGCGAAGCAGAAACGGAAGATGGGACATGTTACGATATTAACGGAAGACTTAGAGGCAACTTTGAGTGAAATAGATGCATCTGGTATTTGGCCAGAATAA
- the purB gene encoding adenylosuccinate lyase, translating into MIARYTRPEMGAIWTEENKYNAWLEVEILACEAWAEIGDIPKEDVAKIRKDASFSVDRILEIEEETRHDVVAFTRAVSETLGEERKWVHYGLTSTDVVDTALSYLLKQANVIIRKDLTNFIEILANKAKEHKMTVMMGRTHGVHAEPTTFGLKLALWHEEMKRNLERFEAAAASIETGKMSGAVGTYANIDPFVEAYVCKELGLAASPISTQTLQRDRHAQYLSVLALIGSSIEKFATEIRGLQKSETREVEEFFAKGQKGSSAMPHKRNPIGSENMTGLARLIRGYMLTAYENVSLWHERDISHSSAERVILPDATIALNYMLNRFGNIVKNLTVFPENMKRNMDSTLGLIYSQRVLLTLIDKGMAREAAYDTVQPCAMEAWENQTHFRKIVEANDTITSKLSKEELDDCFDYNHHLQQVDMIFNRLGLN; encoded by the coding sequence ATGATCGCACGTTACACAAGACCCGAAATGGGCGCAATTTGGACAGAAGAAAACAAATACAATGCTTGGCTAGAAGTTGAAATTTTAGCTTGTGAAGCTTGGGCTGAAATTGGAGATATTCCGAAAGAAGACGTAGCAAAAATCCGTAAAGACGCTTCTTTTTCAGTTGACCGTATTTTAGAAATTGAAGAAGAAACACGCCACGATGTAGTTGCTTTCACAAGAGCCGTATCTGAAACGCTTGGCGAAGAACGCAAATGGGTTCATTACGGCTTAACTTCAACTGATGTCGTTGATACAGCTTTGTCTTACTTGTTAAAACAAGCAAACGTAATTATCCGTAAAGACTTAACAAACTTTATCGAAATTCTAGCTAATAAAGCGAAAGAACATAAAATGACGGTCATGATGGGTCGTACGCACGGTGTTCATGCAGAACCAACGACTTTTGGTTTAAAACTAGCATTATGGCACGAAGAAATGAAACGTAACTTAGAACGTTTCGAAGCAGCAGCAGCTTCAATAGAAACAGGCAAAATGTCTGGTGCAGTTGGAACGTACGCTAATATTGATCCATTTGTTGAAGCATATGTTTGCAAAGAGTTAGGTCTTGCAGCTTCACCAATTTCAACACAAACATTGCAACGCGATCGTCATGCACAGTATTTGAGCGTTTTGGCATTGATTGGTTCGTCTATCGAGAAATTCGCGACAGAAATTCGCGGATTGCAAAAATCTGAAACACGTGAAGTAGAAGAGTTTTTTGCAAAAGGCCAAAAAGGTTCTTCGGCAATGCCACATAAACGTAACCCAATTGGTTCTGAAAACATGACGGGCCTTGCGCGTTTAATCCGCGGCTATATGTTAACAGCTTACGAGAACGTCTCTTTATGGCACGAACGCGACATTTCGCATTCATCAGCAGAGCGCGTGATTTTACCGGATGCAACGATTGCACTAAATTACATGTTAAATCGTTTTGGTAATATCGTGAAAAACTTAACGGTTTTCCCTGAAAACATGAAACGCAATATGGATTCAACACTTGGTTTGATTTATTCACAGCGTGTGTTATTGACATTGATCGATAAAGGGATGGCTCGTGAAGCTGCATACGATACCGTTCAGCCATGTGCAATGGAAGCTTGGGAAAACCAAACGCATTTCCGCAAAATTGTGGAAGCGAATGACACGATTACTTCAAAACTTTCTAAAGAAGAATTGGATGATTGCTTTGATTACAATCACCATTTGCAACAAGTAGACATGATTTTCAACCGACTTGGATTAAACTAA
- the purC gene encoding phosphoribosylaminoimidazolesuccinocarboxamide synthase, which yields MEKGQLLYEGKAKRLYATDKQGILWVEYKDSATAFNGEKKEEITGKGILNNKITSLIFTKLQEAGIASHFVKQLSDHEQLVQSVSIIPLEVVVRNITAGSMAKRLGIEEGVAISRPVVEFYLKDDELGDPLITDDHVDMLKLATAEEVAELKQKAREINQVLIGFFKEIGVDLVDFKIEFGRDSNGQILLADEISPDTCRLWDMETKQKLDKDVFRRNLGNLTEAYELILTRLGGQHS from the coding sequence ATGGAAAAAGGTCAGCTATTGTACGAAGGAAAAGCAAAACGCCTGTATGCAACGGATAAACAGGGAATTTTGTGGGTGGAATATAAAGATTCAGCAACGGCTTTCAACGGTGAGAAAAAAGAAGAAATTACCGGGAAAGGCATTTTGAACAATAAAATCACGTCACTGATTTTCACGAAATTGCAGGAAGCAGGCATTGCGTCTCATTTCGTTAAGCAATTGTCTGATCACGAACAATTGGTGCAAAGTGTAAGCATCATTCCATTGGAAGTAGTGGTCCGGAACATCACAGCGGGCAGCATGGCTAAACGCCTTGGCATTGAAGAAGGCGTGGCTATTAGCCGCCCGGTTGTGGAGTTCTATTTGAAAGATGATGAATTAGGTGATCCTTTAATTACAGATGATCATGTTGATATGCTAAAGCTGGCAACTGCCGAAGAAGTGGCAGAGCTCAAGCAAAAAGCACGTGAAATTAATCAGGTGTTAATCGGCTTTTTCAAAGAAATCGGCGTGGATCTTGTTGATTTCAAAATTGAATTTGGCCGTGATTCAAATGGGCAAATTTTACTGGCTGATGAAATTTCGCCGGACACTTGCCGGCTTTGGGATATGGAAACAAAACAAAAGCTTGATAAAGACGTGTTCCGCCGTAATCTTGGGAATTTGACAGAAGCGTACGAACTCATTTTAACTCGTCTAGGAGGACAACACTCATGA
- the purS gene encoding phosphoribosylformylglycinamidine synthase subunit PurS, translated as MKKVKVYVTLRESVLDPQGSAVMGSLHKMGYGEVADVRIGKYLELVIEDSERDVDSLVNELCHRLLANTVIEDYRYEIEEVVSQ; from the coding sequence ATGAAAAAAGTAAAAGTATACGTAACATTACGTGAAAGTGTATTGGACCCACAAGGTTCTGCAGTTATGGGCTCTCTTCATAAAATGGGCTATGGTGAAGTGGCAGATGTACGAATTGGCAAATACCTAGAATTGGTTATTGAAGACAGTGAACGCGATGTAGATTCTTTAGTTAATGAATTATGTCATCGTCTTTTAGCTAATACTGTAATTGAAGATTATCGTTATGAAATTGAGGAGGTTGTCTCGCAATGA
- the purQ gene encoding phosphoribosylformylglycinamidine synthase subunit PurQ — translation MKFAVIVFPGSNCDLDMYHAVKDELGEEAEYVWHDSKDLSSYDGILLPGGFSYGDYLRCGAIAQFSGVMDEVRKAAEAGKPVLGICNGFQILTEAGLLPGVLLRNKNLKFMCRTVGLKVENNSTLFTNEYEQGEEIQIPIAHGEGNYYCDDATYDHLKENNQIVFTYADDFNGSRNNIAGIINERGNVLGMMPHPERAVSELIGGKDGLALFRSIVKQWRESHVSHA, via the coding sequence ATGAAATTCGCAGTAATTGTTTTCCCAGGTTCGAATTGTGATTTGGACATGTACCATGCGGTCAAGGATGAACTAGGTGAAGAAGCAGAATACGTATGGCATGACTCAAAAGATTTGAGCAGCTATGACGGGATTTTACTTCCAGGCGGATTTTCATATGGCGATTACTTGCGTTGCGGCGCGATCGCTCAATTCTCTGGTGTCATGGACGAAGTAAGAAAAGCAGCTGAAGCAGGAAAACCAGTTCTTGGAATCTGTAATGGTTTCCAAATTTTAACAGAAGCGGGTTTATTGCCAGGCGTTCTTTTACGAAACAAAAACTTGAAGTTCATGTGTCGCACTGTTGGATTGAAAGTAGAAAACAACAGTACATTGTTCACAAATGAATACGAACAAGGCGAAGAAATCCAAATTCCAATCGCTCATGGAGAAGGCAATTATTATTGTGATGATGCGACATACGATCACCTCAAAGAAAACAACCAAATCGTCTTTACGTATGCAGACGATTTTAACGGCAGTCGAAACAACATTGCAGGAATCATTAACGAACGCGGAAACGTGCTAGGCATGATGCCGCATCCTGAACGCGCAGTATCAGAGTTAATCGGCGGTAAAGATGGCTTGGCCTTATTTAGATCAATCGTTAAACAGTGGAGGGAATCACATGTCAGTCATGCTTGA
- the purL gene encoding phosphoribosylformylglycinamidine synthase subunit PurL, translated as MSVMLEPNAAQIKEQKVYQQMGLSDAEFDMVEKILGRLPNYTETGLFSVMWSEHCSYKNSKPVLAKFPTKGERVLQGPGEGAGIVDIGDGQAVVFKMESHNHPSAIEPYQGAATGVGGIIRDVFSMGARPIALLNSLRFGELTTPRVKYLFEEVVAGIAGYGNCIGIPTVGGEIQFDDCYDGNPLVNAMCVGLINHEDIQKGIAKGTGNPVMYVGAKTGRDGIHGATFASEELTDGSDKNRPAVQVGDPFMEKLLLEACLELIKSDALIGIQDMGAAGLTSSSAEMASKAGSGIEMDLDHIPQRETGMTAYEMMLSESQERMLIVVKAGREPEIVELFEKYGLDAVTVGTVTDDSTLRLKHKGEIVAEVPVDALAEDAPVYHKPSAVPTYFTEFQQMDNVEPKVTDFNETLTALLKQPTIASKEWVYDQYDHQVRTSTVVSPGSDAAVVRVRGTNKGLAMTTDCNSRYIYLDPEVGGKIAVAEAARNVVVSGAKPLAITDCLNFGNPEKPEIFWQLEKAADGMSEACTMLDSPVIGGNVSLYNETNGTAIYPTPTIGMVGLVEDLAHVTTQDVKKQGDFVYLIGESFTEFGGSELQKMVEGRIFGKAPAIDLTVEAKRQQEILSAIQQGLVASAHDVAEGGVAVALAEKTFGKGLGMEVILSGSPTTALFSESQSRFVLTVSPENAEQFEKVVSDAKKVGQVTGDKFVINGEDGTTWINESVATLRSAWKGAIPCLLKSEA; from the coding sequence ATGTCAGTCATGCTTGAACCAAATGCTGCTCAAATAAAAGAACAAAAAGTATATCAACAAATGGGCTTATCAGACGCGGAATTTGATATGGTTGAAAAGATTTTAGGGAGATTGCCAAACTACACGGAGACAGGTTTGTTTTCGGTTATGTGGTCTGAGCATTGTTCGTATAAAAACTCGAAGCCTGTACTTGCGAAATTCCCGACTAAAGGCGAACGTGTTCTTCAAGGACCTGGTGAAGGTGCTGGTATTGTAGATATTGGTGACGGACAAGCAGTTGTCTTCAAAATGGAATCACATAACCACCCATCGGCTATTGAACCTTATCAAGGAGCAGCTACTGGAGTTGGCGGCATTATCCGTGACGTCTTTTCAATGGGTGCGCGTCCAATCGCGTTGCTGAACTCATTGCGTTTCGGTGAATTAACAACACCACGCGTGAAATACTTGTTTGAAGAAGTTGTTGCTGGGATTGCCGGATACGGAAACTGTATCGGAATTCCAACGGTTGGTGGAGAAATTCAATTTGACGATTGTTATGACGGTAACCCGTTGGTTAACGCGATGTGTGTCGGATTGATCAATCATGAAGATATTCAAAAAGGGATTGCTAAAGGTACAGGTAACCCGGTAATGTACGTCGGCGCTAAAACAGGACGCGATGGCATTCACGGAGCTACTTTTGCTTCTGAAGAGTTAACAGATGGCTCTGATAAAAATCGTCCTGCCGTTCAAGTAGGTGATCCATTTATGGAGAAACTGCTACTTGAAGCTTGTTTAGAACTAATTAAGTCAGATGCGTTGATCGGTATTCAAGATATGGGTGCTGCTGGACTGACTTCTTCTTCAGCTGAAATGGCTTCAAAAGCAGGTTCAGGGATTGAAATGGATCTTGATCACATTCCACAACGTGAAACAGGGATGACAGCATACGAAATGATGCTTTCTGAATCACAAGAACGTATGTTAATCGTAGTGAAAGCTGGTCGTGAGCCTGAAATCGTTGAGTTGTTCGAAAAATACGGTTTAGATGCAGTGACTGTCGGTACAGTAACAGACGACTCGACACTGCGCTTAAAACATAAAGGTGAAATTGTTGCAGAAGTTCCAGTTGACGCACTTGCAGAAGATGCGCCGGTTTACCACAAGCCTTCAGCTGTTCCAACCTATTTTACAGAGTTCCAACAAATGGACAACGTAGAACCAAAAGTAACGGATTTCAATGAAACATTAACGGCTTTATTAAAACAGCCAACAATCGCTTCTAAAGAATGGGTTTATGATCAATACGATCACCAAGTACGCACAAGCACAGTAGTAAGTCCAGGGTCGGACGCTGCAGTTGTCCGTGTCCGTGGTACAAATAAAGGTTTAGCAATGACGACTGACTGCAACTCTCGCTATATTTACTTAGATCCAGAAGTGGGCGGTAAAATTGCGGTTGCAGAAGCAGCACGTAATGTTGTGGTATCAGGTGCAAAACCACTTGCCATCACGGATTGCTTAAACTTCGGTAACCCGGAAAAACCAGAAATCTTCTGGCAGTTAGAAAAAGCAGCAGACGGTATGTCTGAAGCATGTACGATGTTAGATTCTCCGGTTATTGGCGGAAACGTCTCGTTATACAACGAAACAAACGGTACGGCTATTTACCCAACACCAACAATTGGCATGGTTGGGCTTGTAGAAGATCTTGCACATGTAACAACACAAGACGTGAAAAAACAAGGCGACTTTGTTTACTTGATTGGTGAAAGCTTTACAGAGTTTGGCGGAAGTGAATTACAGAAAATGGTCGAAGGACGTATTTTCGGTAAAGCACCAGCGATTGATTTAACAGTTGAAGCAAAACGTCAACAAGAAATCTTATCAGCGATTCAGCAAGGACTTGTTGCATCAGCGCATGACGTTGCTGAAGGTGGCGTTGCTGTCGCATTAGCTGAAAAAACCTTTGGTAAAGGATTAGGCATGGAAGTTATATTGTCTGGATCCCCAACAACTGCTTTATTCAGCGAATCACAGTCACGTTTTGTTTTGACGGTTAGTCCGGAAAACGCAGAACAATTCGAGAAAGTCGTATCAGATGCTAAGAAAGTCGGCCAAGTCACGGGAGACAAATTTGTAATCAACGGTGAAGACGGTACGACTTGGATTAACGAATCAGTCGCAACGCTTCGCTCAGCTTGGAAAGGAGCTATCCCATGCTTGCTGAAATCAGAAGCTTAA
- the purF gene encoding amidophosphoribosyltransferase, with protein sequence MLAEIRSLNEECGVFGIWGHPNATQLTYYGLHALQHRGQEGAGIVSTNGEGLLPLKGEGMVSEVFTPEKIEKIAGHAAIGHVRYATAGGSGIENVQPLLFNSTTGSLAISHNGNLVNATQLKGHLERQGSIFQTTSDTEVLAHLIKRSGYASFEEKAKNALSLLKGAFACVILTEEAMYVALDPNGLRPLSLGKLGDAWVAASETCAFDIVGAEFVRSVEPGEFLIITKDGMRAERFAYPVERSICTMEYVYFSRPDSDIDGINVHTARKRLGVQLAKEVQIEADVVTGVPDSSISAAIGYSEQSGIPYELGMIKNRYVGRTFIQPSQDLREQGVKMKLSPVRQVVNGKRVIMVDDSIVRGTTSRRIVNLLKEAGATEVHVVISSPPIKNPCFYGIDISTPGELIAANNTVEEMREIIGADSLTFLSVDGMVQNIGRTDPGSKCGHCLACFTGEYPTNIYPDTVLPHEKEKVK encoded by the coding sequence ATGCTTGCTGAAATCAGAAGCTTAAATGAAGAATGTGGTGTCTTTGGAATATGGGGACATCCGAATGCGACGCAATTGACGTATTACGGATTGCACGCTTTGCAACACCGCGGTCAAGAAGGTGCGGGAATTGTTTCAACTAATGGAGAAGGTCTTCTCCCATTAAAAGGTGAAGGCATGGTCAGTGAAGTGTTCACACCTGAGAAAATTGAAAAGATAGCAGGACATGCAGCAATTGGGCATGTTCGCTATGCAACAGCAGGAGGCAGTGGCATTGAAAATGTCCAGCCTCTGCTCTTTAACTCAACTACGGGTAGTTTGGCGATTTCCCATAACGGAAATTTGGTCAATGCGACTCAGTTAAAAGGACACCTAGAACGTCAAGGGAGTATTTTTCAAACAACTTCAGATACAGAAGTATTGGCTCATTTAATTAAACGAAGCGGCTATGCATCGTTTGAAGAAAAAGCGAAAAATGCATTGTCTCTATTAAAAGGTGCTTTTGCTTGTGTGATTTTGACGGAAGAAGCAATGTATGTTGCATTAGATCCAAACGGTTTGCGTCCATTATCTCTTGGGAAACTGGGGGATGCGTGGGTAGCGGCATCTGAAACGTGTGCATTTGATATTGTTGGAGCGGAATTTGTTCGTTCGGTTGAACCAGGTGAATTTTTAATCATTACAAAAGATGGCATGCGTGCAGAACGTTTTGCTTATCCAGTAGAACGTTCGATTTGTACGATGGAATATGTTTACTTTTCACGTCCAGATTCGGACATCGATGGCATTAACGTTCATACAGCACGAAAACGTCTAGGCGTTCAATTAGCAAAAGAAGTACAAATTGAAGCGGACGTTGTCACAGGCGTTCCGGATTCGAGTATTTCAGCTGCAATTGGCTATTCAGAGCAAAGTGGTATTCCGTATGAGTTGGGCATGATTAAAAACCGTTATGTCGGACGTACGTTTATCCAACCTTCACAAGACTTGCGCGAACAAGGTGTGAAGATGAAGCTTTCACCAGTGCGTCAAGTCGTCAATGGAAAACGCGTCATTATGGTCGATGATTCGATTGTCCGCGGCACAACTTCACGCCGCATCGTTAACTTGCTAAAAGAAGCAGGAGCTACTGAAGTGCATGTTGTCATCAGTTCGCCACCTATTAAGAATCCATGCTTTTATGGTATTGATATTAGCACACCGGGTGAACTAATCGCTGCGAACAATACGGTAGAAGAAATGCGTGAAATTATTGGTGCGGATTCGTTAACATTTTTATCGGTTGACGGTATGGTTCAAAATATTGGACGTACAGATCCTGGATCAAAATGTGGACATTGTCTAGCTTGCTTTACAGGCGAATACCCGACCAATATTTATCCAGATACAGTATTACCGCACGAAAAAGAAAAAGTGAAATAA
- the purM gene encoding phosphoribosylformylglycinamidine cyclo-ligase has translation MSKAYEKAGVNIEAGYEAVNRMKSHVERTARKGMLGAFGGFGGIFDLSELNLKEPVLVSGTDGVGTKLKLAFMADRHDTIGIDCVAMCVNDIVAQGAEPLFFLDYIAVGKAIPEKIEQIVKGVADGCVQAGAALIGGETAEMPGLYEEDEYDIAGFAVGAAEKSKIVTGEKIVAGDVLIGLASSGIHSNGYSLVRQIVFEQNQFTLDQQVEGYETLGSIGDALLTPTKIYAKAVAAMGNETEIHGMAHVTGGGFIENIPRMMPEGLGAEISLGSWPVLDIFKLLKEKGELADRDLYSVFNMGIGFVVAVAPEDAEKVLETAKENGEQAFQIGSVSNTEGVQFQGQQDGTLNEN, from the coding sequence GTGTCAAAAGCATATGAAAAAGCAGGCGTTAATATCGAAGCTGGCTATGAAGCAGTAAACCGTATGAAATCCCATGTAGAACGGACAGCGCGTAAAGGAATGCTCGGTGCGTTTGGTGGATTTGGCGGGATATTCGATTTGTCTGAGCTGAATTTGAAAGAACCGGTTCTTGTTTCCGGAACGGATGGCGTGGGCACAAAACTAAAGCTCGCGTTCATGGCAGACCGTCACGATACAATCGGCATTGATTGCGTAGCGATGTGTGTCAATGACATCGTTGCACAAGGTGCAGAACCTTTGTTTTTCTTAGACTATATTGCAGTCGGTAAAGCGATTCCTGAGAAAATTGAACAAATCGTTAAAGGCGTAGCCGATGGTTGTGTGCAAGCTGGAGCTGCACTTATTGGCGGAGAAACGGCAGAAATGCCGGGTCTTTATGAAGAAGATGAATACGATATCGCTGGATTTGCGGTCGGAGCTGCGGAGAAATCCAAAATCGTTACTGGCGAAAAAATCGTAGCTGGGGATGTATTAATCGGTCTGGCTTCAAGCGGGATTCATTCAAACGGTTATTCACTTGTGCGTCAAATTGTATTTGAGCAAAATCAATTTACGCTTGATCAACAAGTTGAAGGTTATGAAACGCTCGGTTCAATTGGTGATGCGTTGTTAACTCCTACAAAAATTTACGCAAAAGCTGTAGCTGCTATGGGCAATGAAACCGAAATCCATGGCATGGCACATGTGACTGGTGGCGGATTTATCGAGAACATTCCACGGATGATGCCAGAGGGCTTAGGCGCGGAAATTTCACTTGGCAGCTGGCCAGTACTTGATATTTTCAAGTTGCTGAAAGAAAAAGGCGAGTTGGCAGACCGCGACTTATACTCAGTGTTCAATATGGGCATTGGTTTTGTTGTAGCTGTAGCACCTGAAGATGCTGAAAAAGTATTGGAAACCGCTAAAGAGAATGGCGAGCAAGCATTCCAAATTGGCAGCGTTTCGAACACTGAAGGCGTCCAATTTCAAGGGCAACAGGACGGCACATTAAATGAAAACTAA